From Melitaea cinxia chromosome 23, ilMelCinx1.1, whole genome shotgun sequence, the proteins below share one genomic window:
- the LOC123665292 gene encoding uncharacterized protein LOC123665292 has translation MWKKISILALLATVNCSPVERIEENLVGAVSECLDKDTSLCLKEKALKYTERLAVTKDINLFEGMSLINTGSARSARSYEQLSEDPKTREVQIEERIATNIGDFLDDHVLQLRLTQDSEESRELDEEGRGKKKKKIKKILPLLLLLKLKLAALIPLFLGIIAFAAIKAVFLGKIAFALNAFTLIRRLLSKNNSGSSGATISYAPHHGGDEHPGYNYEPAQGWSRKVNDAQSLAYAGQIN, from the exons atgtgGAAGAAAATTAGTATTCTTGCCCTCTTGGCAACTGTGAATTGTAGTCCAGTGGAACGTATTGAAGAAAATTTAGTCGGTGCTGTCTCGGAGTGTTTAGACAAAGATACATCGCTATGTTTGAAG gaAAAGGCACTTAAATACACGGAGAGGCTTGCCGTTACGAAAGACATAAACCTGTTCGAGGGTATGTCACTAATCAACACAGGATCAGCTCGTTCTGCTCGTAGCTACGAACAACTGTCTGAAGACCCGAAGACCAGGGAAGTGCAGATTGAAGAAAGAATAGCCACCAACATTGGCGATTTCCTGGATGATCACGTTCTACAGCTACGCCTGACTCAAGATTCTGAAGAATCAAGGGAACTAGATGAAGAAG gccgtggcaagaagaagaagaagatcaaGAAGATCCTTCCCCTCCTCCTTCTCTTGAAGCTGAAGCTCGCTGCCTTGATTCCTCTGTTTCTTGGTATCATCGCCTTTGCCGCCATCAAGGCTGTATTCCTAGGAAAGATTGCCTTCGCTTTAAACGCATTCACCCTAATTAGACGACTTCTGTCGAAGAATAATTCTGGATCATCAGGAGCAACAATTAGTTACGCCCCTCATCATGGAGGTGATGAACACCCAGGCTACAACTACGAACCAGCCCAAGGATGGAGTAGGAAAGTCAATGATGCCCAAAGTTTAGCCTATGCCggtcaaattaattaa
- the LOC123665053 gene encoding uncharacterized protein LOC123665053, with amino-acid sequence MKHLVIVLCAVAVGYSSPIAQEDSVLRLVVGNFVNCMNSDLTLCLKEHALTAAERLGTVRKLNIFDGVTVYNNGAKEARSYEALSSDPETRSKQITKRLWESTTDLLQKSDLELSLPGAEDEEESRAIGDVDEGRGKKKKQLKKKLKLLIPLAILAKAKAIALVVFALLVIAASVFKLAVLAKIAFIAKVIAIIKALIAKKHAQEDHGWAPPHEEHVHAGGSGWEGGWSRSRNEANSLAYSAYQQ; translated from the exons ATGAAGCACCTCGTGATAGTATTGTGTGCAGTGGCGGTGGGTTACTCCAGTCCGATAGCCCAGGAAGATTCTGTGTTACGATTGGTCGTTGGAAATTTTGTGAATTGCATGAACAGTGATTTAACTTTGTGTTTGAAG GAACATGCACTCACTGCAGCGGAAAGACTTGGTACCGTTCGTAAATTGAACATTTTCGATGGGGTAACAGTATACAACAATGGTGCTAAAGAAGCTAGGAGCTATGAAGCCCTCTCAAGCGACCCTGAAACCAGAAGCAAGCAAATCACTAAAAGACTTTGGGAGAGTACTACAGATTTGCTACAGAAGAGCGATCTTGAGCTGAGCCTCCCTGGTGCTGAAGATGAAGAAGAGTCCAGAGCTATTGGTGATG TTGATGAAGGTCGTGGCAAGAAAAAGAAACAGCTGAAGAAGAAACTCAAGCTCCTCATTCCTCTTGCTATCTTGGCTAAAGCGAAAGCCATCGCTTTAGTCGTCTTCGCCCTTCTGGTTATCGCTGCATCCGTCTTCAAGTTAGCTGTGCTCGCCAAGATAGCTTTCATCGCCAAGGTTATTGCTATCATCAAGGCTCTCATCGCCAAGAAGCATGCTCAAGAAGACCACGGTTGGGCACCACCCCATGAGGAGCACGTCCATGCTGGTGGTAGCGGATGGGAAGGTGGCTGGTCTCGTTCAAGAAACGAAGCCAACAGCTTGGCTTACTCTGCTTACCAACAATAG
- the LOC123665047 gene encoding uncharacterized protein LOC123665047: MKIALIVLLALGACASGDDSDNTMETAINFIKDCRGDYILCVKEKLLRIVDNLRASRSIAIAEGVVLKGEPDVRTGKKLDSLPVDPTSRDAEVNYRLLDGVVSLFETHALEVKMNQGDKEEMQRSLEEGRAKKKGGSGMGAIIGLLGAKVLLGKLFIVKLIALKALATAKIALVLAVILFIAWCFKHDHSKTTYEVVPHAHHHETHHPVHVEHIAHDIGHGHGFSSYGSGSDWNKNIDDAQNLAYSAYSPHK, encoded by the exons ATGAAGATCGCCCTGATCGTTCTCTTAGCCCTCGGCGCTTGTGCCAGCGGCGATGACAGTGATAACACAATGGAAACTGCCATCAATTTCATTAAGGACTGCAGGGGAGATTACATTTTGTGTGTTAAG gaaAAGCTGTTGAGGATTGTGGACAATTTAAGAGCGTCAAGAAGCATTGCAATTGCTGAAGGCGTTGTTCTGAAGGGCGAACCAGATGTCCGGACTGGGAAGAAGCTTGATAGTCTACCAGTTGACCCAACCTCCCGAGATGCCGAAGTTAATTACAGATTATTGGATGGCGTTGTCAGTTTATTTGAAACTCATGCCCTTGAAGTTAAAATGAATCAAGGTGATAAGGAGGAAATGCAGCGTTCTCTTGAAGAAG GACGTGCAAAGAAGAAGGGCGGCAGCGGTATGGGAGCAATCATTGGACTGCTGGGAGCCAAAGTACTCCTCGGAAAACTGTTCATCGTTAAGCTTATCGCCCTCAAGGCTTTAGCGACAGCTAAGATTGCTTTAGTCCTCGCTGTCATCCTATTCATCGCATGGTGTTTCAAACACGACCACAGCAAGACCACATACGAGGTGGTACCCCACGCTCATCACCATGAAACCCATCACCCAGTTCATGTCGAACACATCGCTCACGATATTGGCCACGGCCACGGTTTTTCCAGTTACGGATCCGGTTCTGACTGGAACAAGAACATCGACGATGCTCAAAACTTGGCCTACAGCGCCTACTCACCTCATAAGTAA